The genomic stretch GCGCATTACAAAATTAGAAAACCAAAGAAAAGAAACAATCTCACAAAAATCTGACAAAGAAAAACTTGTTAATGAATTAATTAAAAAGTTAACGCTGCTTAACTCAAAAATAGACGAAAAAAGAAAAATCGTAGAAACCGAAACATTAAAACTAAACAAAATTAGGATAGAAATTGAAAAAAAACAAACTGAACTTTTGACAAAAAAAGAACTACTGGCACAACTGAACGCACAGTTAGAAATACTCATCAGCAATTCAAACCATGCACTATATTCAAAAATAAAAGAATTATTCAAAGACAAAATACTTGGAACTGTCAGTGAAATTGTCTCTGTCTCTGCTGAAAACATACATATCATTCAGTCAGCATTAGGTGAGAAAAGCAACTACATTATCGTAGATACCGTAGAAACAGCAGAAGAAATAATCAATTGGCTTAGAAAAGAAAATTTAGGCTGGGCGACATTTTTAATACTTTCAGAAATCAGTAAAATGCAATTTACTCAACAGTCTGTCTTTTCTGGCAAAAAAATATCCGACCTCGTCCATTGCGATGAAAAGTTTAAAAAAGTAGTTGAGTTTCTGCTGGATAATGCAATACTTAAAAATGGGAGTATTTACAACCGCGGTTTGATTCAAGGTGGAGGAAACAGAAAAAAGAGTGGGAAGGATATCAAAAAAACACTGGGAACATTTTCTGAAATTGGACATTTCCAAAAGGAAATCAAAGATCTTAATAGCGAAATTGAAAAAATGGAAGCATTAATAAAAAACTATCAAAACGAAATTGCTACAACCGAGACAAACTTAAAAAAAGATTCTGATAAAATAGAAACAAACCGGAATGAATTAATGCCTTTAAAAACAGAACTCATATCTGCTGAAGAATCACTAAAAACAGCTGAAAGTTTTATTGCTGTTTTGTTAGCCGAATATGAAGAACTTGAGAAACAGAGGAAAAAAATAGAAAGTACTATCATCGCAAATAGCCATCAGATAACTTCCCAAAAGGAAAAGGAAACTGCGCTTAATAATAAATTGACCGCGATGCTGGATAAACTTCGCCAGCAGCAACAGAATCTTGATAAAATTAACCATAACATAACAGACAGTACTATTGATTTTTCGGTAAAAAGTAAAGAGGTTGAACACTTAAAAGAAAAAATAAAAAATATCTTGCCAAATATAACATCAATATCTGTAAAAATTGAAAAGGCAAAAAAACGGATAACTGAGTCAACAATAAAAATTGATGAATACGAAAAGATAATTAAGAATTCAGCCGACGAAATCAACAAAATTATTGTATCAAAAGACGAAATAGACGATATATTAAAAACTATAGAATATCAAAGAAATGAAATCAAAAATACAATGTTGGATGTTGACAGTAACTTAAGAAATTTGAAAAGCCAGTTGCAAAAAACGAATGATGAAATACGAACTTTAGAACGAGCCGTTTCAGGAACCTCATCGGAAATCAAACAAATAGCGAACCGCTTAAAAGAAGAGAAACAGGTTTCTATTGAAGATGCCATGAATAATTATCAGGAAACTACCATTTCTGATGAGGACATATCTAAACTTAAAAATAAAATTGAAACACTTGGTGCGGTAAATCTGGCAGCACCTGAAGAATATGAGCAACTTGAACAACGATACAATTTTTTAATCAAACAGAAACAAGACCTTGAAAAAGCGCGTGAAGATTTATATAACGCAATCAATAAAATAAATATGACTACCCGTCAGAATTTTCAGAAAACATTCGTAACCGTTCGTGAGAATTTTAGAAAAATATTTACACAGCTTTTTGAAGGTGGTGAAGCAGATTTGTTATTTACCGATGAAAGTAACCTGCTTGAATCAGGAATTGATATCATCGCACAGCCACCCGGGAAAAAACTTCAGCATATATCATTGCTTTCAGGCGGTGAACGTGCACTTACCGCAATTGCGATTCTGTTCGCAATATATCTTATAAAACCAGCACCATTCTGTGTACTTGACGAGATTGATGGTCAACTTGATGAAGCGAATATTTTAAGATTTACTCGGCTGCTAAAAGAATTTGCACAAACTTCCCAATTTCTTGTAATCACACATAATAAACGCACAATGGAAGTCGCAAATGTACTCTACGGTATAACAATGGAAGAACTCGGCATCTCCAAAATCATATCTGTTCGTATGGAACTTGAAAAAGTACCCGCCACCGCTTAATAAAAAAAGTCCTCCAATCCGCGTGCAACCTCCAATTCGCTTTACAAATCCATCAAAATTATGTATAATAATATCAATGCGTGATTCTATAAAAATACTGTCAACACGAATTGACAATATCACTTTGAATGATGCGGTATCTATCATTAGCGGATTCCTAACTGATAGTAATAGCCCACACCAGATTATAACTGCAAACTCACTTATGGTTTTGCAGGCACAAAAAGATGAAGAACTTAAAAAAATTTTTGAGACCGCTTCTGTTATTATTCCTGAAAGTAGCGGTATCTGCTGGGCTTCTAAATTTTTAGGCACACCACTTAAACAAAAAATTCCAGGGATTGATTTTATGATGCGACTGCTTGATTATGCGCAGAATCATAACCATTCAGTTTTTTTTCTTGGCGCGAAAGAAAAAATTATACAAACCGCTGTTGAAAAAATTAAAAAAAAATTACCAAATTTAAAAATCACAGGATTCCATAATGGCTATTTCTTTCAGAATGAACCAAAAATAATTTCAGAAATAAAAACAACCCAATCTGATATACTTTTCGTCGGCTTGAATATCCCGTTTCAGGAAAAATGGATACATAAAAATCTTGAACAATTAGGTGTAAAAATCGCTATAGGTATTGGCGGCAGTTTTGATGTTTTATCCGGAAAATTAAAACGGGCACCGCGCTGGATGATAAACACAGGTACAGAATGGCTTTTTCGTACCATTCAGCAACCTTGGAGAGTCGTGCGAATTCTAAAACTTTTGTTATTCGTATCAAAAATTTTTAAGGCACGCTTGAAAAGTAACTACTGATAAAAATCAGAAGTTAAAATCCTGTTAAGCCCGTCAAAAGAAGTTTCAGTGTCTTCTGTGACTTCAGTGGTTTATCTGGTCCTCAACAAGTTGAGGATTCCATATTTGAGTCCCGAACTTGTTCGGGTTAATTTGTAATCTTTTATGTATATAAAATGCCCTTACTGCGGAACACAAAATGATATTCCAGATTTTAGCATCGGGCAAAAAGCCAGATGCAAAAAATGCGGCGCTAATTTTGAGACAACAACTGTTTTGCTATCCCAACAGCAAGCAATATCATCACAGCAAACAGACCAACAGAAAACAGTTATCGCATCACTCAAACCGAGACACAATGTTCCCGGCTACCAAATAGTCGCAGAAATTGGACACGGTGGAATGGGATATATATATAAAGCAATTCAAATCTCACTTAAAAGAACCGTAGCAATCAAAGTTTTACCAGAAGGACTTTCACAAGATGAAAATTTTTTGCAGCGATTTGACAAGGAAGCACTCATTCTAGCAGGACTTAAACATCCTAATATCACTGCTGTCTTTGATAAAGGCCATTTTGAGCATACCTACTACTTTATAATGGAGTTTGTTGAAGGATATGATTTACGAAAAGAATTAAATACCGGCAAATTACCATTACAGGAAATATTGAGAATCATTACCACTACCTGCAATGCGTTAGAATATGCCCATCAAAAAAATATCGTTCACAGAGACCTGAAACCGGAAAATATCTTGATTGACCTTGATAAAAATATAAAAATTGTTGATTTCGGATTGGCTGGACTTGTTGGTATCGCACCGCACTTAAATATCACCGGTGCCAATGTTGTGATGGGAACATATAACTATATGTCACCTGAACAACGTATATCCGCAAATGTTGACCATCGCTCAGATATCTATTCTTTAGGCGTGATTTTTTATGAGATGCTAACAGGACAGCTGCCCGTCGGTAAGTTTGCAATGCCGTCAGAAATAGTTCCGCAACTTGATAAGCGGTTTGATAGAATTATTGAAAACATGCTGCAAACAGATATTAGATTGAGATACCAGAATATAAAAAATGTAATCACTGACCTTTCTGTAATTACCCAGAAACCTGAACTCCAAAAAATAGTATTGAAAAAACCAAAAAATAAAATTTCTGTCAAACCGTTTGTAATTTCAATTACAATTCTAGTTTTAATCATTGCAGTTGGTTTTGGTATAAAAAAATTGAAAAAATCTGCTGATGACCTGCTGAACTATGCAACTCAACTTAACCAGCCGGAAGAAAAAATCAAACTGCTACAGAAACTGCGTGAAAAATTTCCTGCTGATAAATTGAACTGCGCCAAATCGCTTATCTACGAAGCCAATACATATGCTACACTTGGTAAAAATTCAGAAGCACTCTTAAAATATGAAGAAGTAATCACAAAATATCAGGAGTTTGACACGCAGACAGGATTTGCTCAAATAGGTGGTGCAACCGTATTACATAAAATGGGCGATGTTTCAAACGCACTAACATTGTTAAAAAATTGTATAGAAACACACCCTAATAATTCTGAAATTCAGGCACTCGCATACCTTACAGTCGGCGATATCCAATTAGAAATCGGCGATACCGATAAAGCAATACTCGCATACCAGAAAGTTATTCGGAATTATCCATCTGAAACAAAATTAGTTTCACTCGCCAAAGAAAAAATTGAAAAAATAAAGAAGTAAAAAAATACATACTTCACTTGATTTATCCTGTTAAATAAGTATAATTTTAATCAGATAATGTTTTTTTAAGCTGGACTATTTTGATAACTTTTTTGTGAGGTGCGAATAGAGAAAAAAAATTAAATACATATAAATAGGTAGTAGAAGCAAACTTCGTAAGTTCCGATAACAGTCGGAGCAGAGCTTCTCTAAGTAATCAGAGGGCACATTTCAGTACGAAGGGATGCTGTTACTCGTCCGTTAGGATGGGGTGGCAGTCGTTCTGGGTTACTGAAATGGCTCAGAATGGATTGTTCACCCCTTTTGTTTTTGGGGCGAATTATCCAAACTTGGAGAATAATTTCCAAGAGGTCTTAAGATGAAAGGTAGCCCTGAAAATATAGAAGAAATAATCATTAAATATGAAAAGAAAATATATAACCTTTTTTATTCACTATCTAAGAATGTTGATGAAACAAAAGACCTGACACAAGAAACATTCATCAAAGCATATAAGAAACTCAATACCTTTCGGAAAGAATCAAAGATATTCAGTTGGCTTTATCGTATCGCACTAAACTGCTGGAAAAATAAAGTCAGATATGACAAAAGGCACGGAAGAACACAGGAATTATCTTTAGAAACTTCTGCTGAAAACTGTAGCGAAACGATTACACAAAAACAAGATGACAAAACACTTACACCCGAGCAAAACACTATACAAACTGATACCCAGAAATGGATAGAAAAAGAAATCCAGCAACTTCCTGATAAATATAAAATTGCACTCTCATTACATATAAAAAACTTGAGTTATGAAGAAATAGCAGAAATACTGAAATGCCGTATCGCTACTGCAAGAATACTCGTATCACGTGCGAAGAAGAAACTCAAAGAAAAAATATTACCGTATTTATAATGTTGTTGTAACAAATTCTAAAAAACGGTGTCTTATTAAGGGGATTAACATGAACTATTGTAAGCACATCAAGGGATTATTTCAGGATTATTTGGCAGATAACCTGCTACATAAAACCAAGAATGAAGTAGAGGAACATTTAAGAAACTGTCAAAATTGCAAGAAAGAATTTACTGCAATAAAATTAGTGGAAGATACAATAAAAGGTTTGCAGGTATCTGCCGATAAAAAAGTTCCTGCTGGTTTAAGAACACGGATATTGGCAAATATAAAAATACTTACCGAAAAACATAGACCATTTTTCTATATCCCATCTTTTGTCCGTATTTTGTGTTTCTCTGCTGTTTTTGTTGTATTGGTTGTGTCAACAGTACATTTTTGTCCTCGGCGTACCACTACAAAATGTACAGCAAATAACTTTATTGCACAAGCAATAGCCCAGGCAAGAGAAGATTATGAATCCGAATTTCTGGCTCAAAAGACAACCAGGGTTCTTGGTGAAGGAGGCCAGAGATGAAACCAATAAAAAAAACATTTAGATTTTTGGGCTGTAACTTATCTCTTATCTCTTTTCTCTTATCTCTGTCATTCTGCCAGGACATCGTTTTTGTTCAACCGAAATCTTTGAAAGTTACTTCATCCCCAGTAACAATAAAAGGTTCGGTTATGGATTTTGATACTACAGAAATTGATATGGCGGTTGTCAACCTGATTGACCTATTAAAACAGGGGAAGAACACTCCCAAAAGTAAAAAAGAAAAGAGACCTTGGTGGGAAACACTGAAATATGAAACTATTCCAGTAAGGAATGGTTTTTTCCAAAAAAGTATTGATATAAAAGAAGGGATAAACTCTGTAATCGCAAAACCTGCAAATGTTCAACCAACTTCCCAAAACACTGAAACAAAAGTTATAGTTTTAGACAAAGTATCAGCTAAACTGATATTAACTGACCCAGTAAGTGATAGAATACCATACTTGAAAAAGATTGCTGGTATTTGCAAAGTAAAACCGCGTCCAAAAAGTGTAAAAGTAACAATAGAAGCATTTGTATCAAAAGATATTGACGGTGAAAAAAAATATAAATTGGAAAAATTGATGGAAGTTACAGTGCCAGTAAAAAGTAAAAAATTTT from Elusimicrobiota bacterium encodes the following:
- the smc gene encoding chromosome segregation protein SMC produces the protein MQLKSVELYGFKSFADKTSLEFGDGITAIVGPNGCGKTNIVDAMKWVLGEQSSKSLRGTKMEDVIFNGTTARKATSVSEITLNFDNSKNVLPIDYSEISVTRRLFRTGESEYLLNKTPVRLRDIKDLFLDTGIGTESYSIMEQNKIDFILQSKPEERRFLFEEVAGVSKYKAKREEALKKLEKVGQDLLRLNDILTELESQKSKLDSQARKARQYQKYLAELKNYEINSLVKKYLEIKETNLTKQKELEIINEKQSQLSIEIDKLEAKYSELKLALTSKEDELISKRTEASKIDSAIQILKERIQTAETGKSDLLNRNIEAETEIQQGQDALNSYSTEDKNTKRKLEESEKIIPTLAETVAQKTAEKNKLETEITQITNEIETVRQEIFNTAKELAESHNKNISDETFLKDVNQRITKLENQRKETISQKSDKEKLVNELIKKLTLLNSKIDEKRKIVETETLKLNKIRIEIEKKQTELLTKKELLAQLNAQLEILISNSNHALYSKIKELFKDKILGTVSEIVSVSAENIHIIQSALGEKSNYIIVDTVETAEEIINWLRKENLGWATFLILSEISKMQFTQQSVFSGKKISDLVHCDEKFKKVVEFLLDNAILKNGSIYNRGLIQGGGNRKKSGKDIKKTLGTFSEIGHFQKEIKDLNSEIEKMEALIKNYQNEIATTETNLKKDSDKIETNRNELMPLKTELISAEESLKTAESFIAVLLAEYEELEKQRKKIESTIIANSHQITSQKEKETALNNKLTAMLDKLRQQQQNLDKINHNITDSTIDFSVKSKEVEHLKEKIKNILPNITSISVKIEKAKKRITESTIKIDEYEKIIKNSADEINKIIVSKDEIDDILKTIEYQRNEIKNTMLDVDSNLRNLKSQLQKTNDEIRTLERAVSGTSSEIKQIANRLKEEKQVSIEDAMNNYQETTISDEDISKLKNKIETLGAVNLAAPEEYEQLEQRYNFLIKQKQDLEKAREDLYNAINKINMTTRQNFQKTFVTVRENFRKIFTQLFEGGEADLLFTDESNLLESGIDIIAQPPGKKLQHISLLSGGERALTAIAILFAIYLIKPAPFCVLDEIDGQLDEANILRFTRLLKEFAQTSQFLVITHNKRTMEVANVLYGITMEELGISKIISVRMELEKVPATA
- a CDS encoding protein kinase, with translation MYIKCPYCGTQNDIPDFSIGQKARCKKCGANFETTTVLLSQQQAISSQQTDQQKTVIASLKPRHNVPGYQIVAEIGHGGMGYIYKAIQISLKRTVAIKVLPEGLSQDENFLQRFDKEALILAGLKHPNITAVFDKGHFEHTYYFIMEFVEGYDLRKELNTGKLPLQEILRIITTTCNALEYAHQKNIVHRDLKPENILIDLDKNIKIVDFGLAGLVGIAPHLNITGANVVMGTYNYMSPEQRISANVDHRSDIYSLGVIFYEMLTGQLPVGKFAMPSEIVPQLDKRFDRIIENMLQTDIRLRYQNIKNVITDLSVITQKPELQKIVLKKPKNKISVKPFVISITILVLIIAVGFGIKKLKKSADDLLNYATQLNQPEEKIKLLQKLREKFPADKLNCAKSLIYEANTYATLGKNSEALLKYEEVITKYQEFDTQTGFAQIGGATVLHKMGDVSNALTLLKNCIETHPNNSEIQALAYLTVGDIQLEIGDTDKAILAYQKVIRNYPSETKLVSLAKEKIEKIKK
- a CDS encoding zf-HC2 domain-containing protein, producing the protein MNYCKHIKGLFQDYLADNLLHKTKNEVEEHLRNCQNCKKEFTAIKLVEDTIKGLQVSADKKVPAGLRTRILANIKILTEKHRPFFYIPSFVRILCFSAVFVVLVVSTVHFCPRRTTTKCTANNFIAQAIAQAREDYESEFLAQKTTRVLGEGGQR
- a CDS encoding WecB/TagA/CpsF family glycosyltransferase, coding for MRDSIKILSTRIDNITLNDAVSIISGFLTDSNSPHQIITANSLMVLQAQKDEELKKIFETASVIIPESSGICWASKFLGTPLKQKIPGIDFMMRLLDYAQNHNHSVFFLGAKEKIIQTAVEKIKKKLPNLKITGFHNGYFFQNEPKIISEIKTTQSDILFVGLNIPFQEKWIHKNLEQLGVKIAIGIGGSFDVLSGKLKRAPRWMINTGTEWLFRTIQQPWRVVRILKLLLFVSKIFKARLKSNY
- a CDS encoding sigma-70 family RNA polymerase sigma factor; amino-acid sequence: MKGSPENIEEIIIKYEKKIYNLFYSLSKNVDETKDLTQETFIKAYKKLNTFRKESKIFSWLYRIALNCWKNKVRYDKRHGRTQELSLETSAENCSETITQKQDDKTLTPEQNTIQTDTQKWIEKEIQQLPDKYKIALSLHIKNLSYEEIAEILKCRIATARILVSRAKKKLKEKILPYL